The Nostoc sp. 'Peltigera membranacea cyanobiont' N6 genome contains the following window.
CATTTCGTCTACTAAGGGGCAGGTAGCTAAGGGTAAGATTGTAGGATACACGATCGCTGTGGCTGCACAATCACGCTGACGGCGACACCAAAATAATCCCAAAGGCGCACCAGAACCTAGTTCGACTGTGTGCCAACGATAAATGCCCCGGCGCTGGGTAGGGTGATAATATACCCAACGGTAACTACTTTGGCTAGGAATTGTTTCGATTGCTTTTTGTACTGGTTTCCCTAAGACGAAGGGCAAAATATCCTCGACTTGCAACAAACTTACAGGCTGCTGTGTCTGATTGCGGATTTCTAATTCCACAGTTAGATCGTCGCCTGCTGACACAGGTTGCATGGGACTGCGGGTGATGGATAGACCTGTGAGCGATCGCGGCGGTAAGATGGCTGCTACACCCAAAAGGGCAAAACTGATGCCGCTAATGGCGTACAGCCAACCAGCCATCGTATTGATACCTGCTCCAAAAAAACAAATAGCCGTTACTGCTAGTACCCAACCGCCATAAGTAGGGGCACAAGCGCGGGTTTCTAACCAATTGGTGATGGGTTTGATGATTTTCATGTTTCTTTTTTAACCCAACACTACCCAAAATTCACAGTGTCTCAGGGGTTGTGCCTGATGTTCTTATTGAAACCGCTCTAGAACTTGGTTTATGAATGTCTCTCCATCAATAGGAGGCGTTTGGTCTGAAGCTAAAATCGCCGCATCAATATCCATACATACGGCTAGCCTTGAGCTTCAGTAACTTCATTATTAATTATTCGCTTTCCTCGTTCTCACCTTCCTCAATTTCAACTTCTTCCAGAGACTGCCCATTACTACTGAGTAACTGCCAAATATCACGATAAAATAGATTGTCAATGGTCTGGATGTGTTGTGAAAGCAATCCATCAGTAATCATATTCGGGCGAATATCGCAGTAGTATACACCGTCAAGTGGATTTAGTTTGATGGTATAAGCTTTGAAGTGTCCTGGCAAAAACGTTGCATTAATGCCATAACGATTTTGCTGCTTTGCTTTTTTTCTCTGCACATCGTTCAAGAAAATTGCAATGTGAGGCAAAGCAGTGCTGGTTAGCTTGTTGTATAAAAACTTATCTACAAAAATTTTATCAATACGGTCTTTACTCGAAGTTTTAACCGAACCAATTATCTTGAGTTCGTCGTCTTTACTAATCAACAAGTCATGCTGATAGCTAGTATGAAATAAGATTGATCCGTTCTCATCTCTAACCGGAACTTGTACTGTTCCAGAAACACAATCTACGTTGAGAGATACAATCAAAAGTCGAATTAGACGCTCGAAAAGATCCCCATTCACTTTACGAGCTTGGTTAGACTTTCCAGAAGGTAATGCATCGAGGGCAGCCCCAATAGCCTGCTGAACTGTATAGATGGTAGAAATGACAACCTGCCTCAATGAGTCATCAGGTAACTGTTTCTCTCGCAACTGTTCAAGAGCTTGTAAAAACTGATTAGAAGCAATATCAAATGTTTCTGCTTCATACATTAGCTGAGTATTTATCGGGCGAGTAATGTTGTAATAACCATCATCCCGATATTGATAAAACTGGTAATGATTTTCATTTTGTGAAACAATTCTGGCTTGCAAGCCCGTCGCTATAAATTCTAGATAATTCCTACAAAAGGTAATATAGTTTGGAATAGTCTGAAAACGTTGTTTATCTACTGCGTGATTTACCAAATATTCTAGACTCATCGGATAGACTCTCTTCGTTCTGCATTTTTACGATCAAAGGCTATCCATTCTTCCTTTGTCATACGACGGACATTTTCTAATCGTCTAGTTGCCCAACAGTTGTACTCAATATTTAGATCACAGCCCATCCAGCGACGGTTAAGTTGCTCTGCAACCACAAGAGTTGTTCCTGAACCTGAAAATGGGTCAATGACCAAATCTCCTTCTTTGGATGATGCAAGAACAAATTTTCTCAATAATTCTTCTGGCTTTTGAGTTGGATGGGGTGTTGTTTCACCCATACCGTTACAAGTAGTAGGAATCTCTATAACGTCTTTGGGCTTTGCACCTTTTGGGTTAGGTGTCCAGTTATTATGTTTCTTGATTGCTCCCTTTCCGTAGGCGCTTGTCTCTGCTTGCGGGTGAGATGGATATTTTAATGTATGTGCGCCATAAGGAATTCGCACATCGTCAATACTTAGTTTAACGGCATCAGATTTACGAAAATGAATGATGCTTTCATGAGAACGTCCCCAATCACTACCTAAGTTAGCCTTGTTTTTATAGTGCCAAATTAACCAACGACAATTTTTGAAATATTTTGATGCTGGATGCTTTAAATCAGCCAAGATTTCGGAAAAACCACAAATATAAAAAGAGCCAGTTGACTTGAGGATACGTGAAGCTTGACTAATCCATTGAATTGACCACTCAATATATTTCTCTTGGTTCTCAAAGTTGTCCCAATCAGCTTTCTTAATGTTATAAGGTGGGTCAGCAAAAACTAGATCAACGCTTTCAGTATCAAGCGATGTAAGCCAATCAATTGAATTACCTTGATAAAGCTGTCCATGAGGATGTGTGTATTGCAGTTGAAATCCTTGCGTTAAAGGTTGCAACTCTTGTTTACTGACTTCTTGCTCTGAAACTCTAACATTTAAGGAAGTTTGTGGCATATTCAATGCACTATTAGAACTGACCATTTTCGTTCATCCTCCGTTGCTTGCGAAACGCCCAACAATTCCAACAGGCGAATGTTTATCTAATGCAGTTCCTACTACTATATATTTTGTTCCTCTTGGGTCATCTTTTTCAACTCGAATGATTTGACCTCTCAGAACTGCCTCTTCCACATCTAAAATCGTGAGCATATCCTCAGCCATTTCTTCCATTGCATGGGCTGACATATCATATTGGCGGAGTCTAATCTTGTCTCTGATCCGGTCAATATCACTGCGAGGTACTTGTTTGTTGAGGTAACATTCTGCTAATCATATCCTGTATATTTATCTAAGCTTAATTCTTAGAGGATGTCTGAAAAGTTTTTTTATACACCTAAACCTTGGATATCCACCTAAATCGCCCTTAAAAAGGGGGACTTTAAGACTCTTATTCCCCCCTTTTTTAAGGGGGGTTAGGGGGGATCAAGAAATATTTGATACTTCTCAGACATCCTCTTAGGAATCAAACCTATGATGAAAAGCAGTATTGGCATTTATTGAGAACATAATTTTCAATAAGTTCACCAGTCTCAAGGTCGTATATAGGAAGACTTGTCCCATCTCGAAAAACGTGAATTGGAACAACTCCAAGATTAGTAAGACCGATAAAGTTATTCAGATCTGCATACACAAGGTTGTGGGAACCCCAAAAACCATCCCAACCGACACGATGTAGTTCACCAGTGTTTGGATTGACGATGTAATCAAAACCGATTTCTTGAAATTCTCGGTAAAGACGGAGATTTTCGAGCTTTCTACCAAAGAGTTTTAGACTGGTCATGTGGACACTACTCTGCAATACAACACAATTTTACTCATAATTTTTGTTGCTAATTGAAATTTGTAAGTAAAGTTGTATCAAAGGAACGTCCTACAGCTAAATTTGCAGGATAATTTATTACTGATTTTATGGTAAAGTTACGTATATCCACGCGATTAGAAATAATCTCTAGAATTTTCCTCAATATTATTTTCTGAAATAACGTATGTAAAGACTGGTGCATGAGATGTGTGTCCAAAATAAATCAAAAACAAAAAGCCCACATGAGTGGGCTTTTTAAATCAATTAAGTAACTTTACTTACCGTTTCGCCAACTTCTTCGACATCTTCCGTAGACGAATCGATTGGGGTGTAACTTCCACCAATTCATCGGCCGCGATGTATTCCAAAGCACGCTCTAAACTCATGTCTATCGGTGCTTGCAGTTGCACCAATTCATCGCCACCAGCAGCCCGGTGATTGGTTAATTGCTTGGTCTTGCAGATATTCAATTCCAAATCTTGAGAACGAGTGTGTTCTCCCACAATCATACCTCTGTAAACCTTTGTGCCGGGAGTAATAAAGAATGCTCCTCTATCTTCGGCATTTCTCATGGCGTAGAAAGTAGAAACGCCTTCTTCAAAGGAGATTAAAACGCCTTTGTTACGAGCTTCAATGTCACCACTGATTGGACGGTAATCTAAGAAGCTGTGGTTCATGATGCCTTCGCCACGAGTCATCCGCATGAATTCACCCCGGAAACCAATCAATCCACGGGCGGGAATGACAAACTCTAATTGGGTGCGATCGCCACTACCTGGTTGCATATCTTGCATTTCGCCTTTGCGTTGTCCCAGGCGTTCTATACAGCTACCCACACCTTCAGCAGGTATGTCTAACACCAAAAGTTCGTAGGGTTCGCAAGGTTGACCGTTGATTTCGCGGTAAATTACCTGTGGCTGAGATACCTGAAACTCGAAGCCTTCCCGACGCATGGTTTCAATTAAGATACCCAAGTGGAGTTCTCCACGACCGGAAACAAGGAATTTATCGGGAGAATCGGTTTCTTCAACCCGCAAAGCAACGTTAGTTTCAAGTTCGCGGAATAGGCGATCGCGTATTTGACGGGAAGTCACCAACTTACCTTCTTGACCAGCAAAGGGCGAATCATTCACCCAGAAGGCCATTTGCAAGGTTGGTTCATCCACTTTAATTAGTGGTAAAGCTTGCGGTTCATTGGGGTCAGTAATCGTTTCTCCAATATAAGCATCAGCGAAACCAGCCACCGCCACAATATAACCTGCGGTTGCTTCTTCCATATCTACGCGCTTCAGTCCATCGAAGCCCATCAATTTGGTAATTTTACCCTTGACAATAGTGCCATTTTCTGTTACCAAAGCAGCTTGTTGTCCTGAGCGGATAGTACCGTTGTGAATTCTGCCAATCACAATCCGTCCCAGATATTCAGAATAATCTAGGGTTGTAACTTGCAATTGCAGAGGCTTATTGCTGTCGCCTACTGGTGGTGGAACGTGTTGCAGAATCGCGTTAAACAGGGGTTGCATATCTACCGATTCTGCTTCCAGGCTTTCTTTGGCAAAACCTGCCATACCAGAGGCAAACAGATAGGTAAAATCGCACTGGTCTTCATCTGCCCCTAATTCCAAGAACAGATCCAAAACTTTATCGACAGCAACGTGGGGGTCAGTTTGACCGCGATCGATTTTGTTGATGATAACGATGGGGCGCAGCCCTTTTTCTAAGGCTTTTTTGAGGACAAAGCGTGTTTGGGGCATGGGGCCTTCATTGGCATCAACAATCAGAAGACATCCATCAACCATGCCGAGTACGCGTTCAACTTCGCCACCAAAGTCAGCGTGTCCAGGAGTATCAACAATATTAATTAGTGTTTCTTTGTAGCGAACCGCCGTATTTTTAGACAGGATAGTAATACCCCGTTCCCGTTCTAGGGCGTTGGAGTCCATAACGCAATCCGGAACGTCTTCGCCTTCGCGGAAAATGCCGGATTGTTTGAGGAGTGCGTCAACCAAGGTAGTTTTGCCGTGGTCAACGTGGGCGATAATTGCGACGTTGCGAATTGGGAGCGTCATAGAAGCTTTTGGTGAACTCTAGAGGGGGTTTTGATATTTACATTTGAATGCTAGGCTTTTTTAACAGAATTGGGTATGATTAGCAAAACTCTGTAAAGAACCTTTAATAATTCTAGCGTAATCGTCACAATTGCGGTGAGGTTTGTCAACGCTGCTGAGATGGAAAGTTAGGTAGGCTAATTTGTGTGTTTAAGGTTAAATTATTTACGTGATATTGTTAGAAACCTTAACCGAGGTAGTTGAAGGGTGGGTAAATGTCTGGTTAAAGTTTCTCAGATATTTTATGTCCCGTAAATTAGCTTGACTTTTGCAACTATTGACACCAGCATTTCTAACTGGTGTTGTCCTCTCAAATTTCAATGTCTGGAGGCAGTTTTACCAGCGAATTTTTGAGAAATTAAATACCATCACTACCCCCAAACTTAGATAAGTCTTTCATGTCAGGAAAAATAAACTTTTTTCTCTAGATATAAAGTCGTAAATTATTTGCAAAAATCAATTAACCGCAGAGGCGCAGATAGGGGTATCGGAGATTTTCAGTACTCATTATGGTCGGAATCGATCGCTCCTCACTTTGTTTAGTTAAGCGCGTGCTAATAAGGGAGCAGCAGCTAGTAGGGTTTTGGTATAAGGGTGCTGAGGATTGGCAAAAATCTTTTTTGTCAGACCGATTTCAACAATTTTACCGCCATTCATCACGGCAATACGATCGCACAAAAATCGCGCTAACCAAAGATCGTGGGTGATGAACAGATAGGTTAACTCAAATTCTTCTTTTAATTGCAACATCAAATCCAGCACTTGCGACTGCACGCTAGCATCTAACATACTCACTGGTTCATCGCAGATCAAAAGTTTGGGGTGAGTAATCAAAGCGCGAGCGATCGCAACTCTTTGCTGTTGTCCCCCAGACAAATCTGATGGATAACGCTCATAATACACTTCTGGCGGTGTTAATCCAACTTTCTCTAGCATCCAAAAAACTTGTTCTTTTGCCTTAACGGGATCGGCTAAATTGTGGATAAATAAAGGATCGGCGATACTTTGTCCCACCGTCATCGCTGGATTAAGACAAGCATGAGGATCTTGAAAAACCATTTGGATTTGTCGCCGTGAGGAGCGAATTTCTTGACGCGACAGTTTAGTTAAATCTTGTCCTAAAAACTCTACTTTGCCACTGGTGGGGCGAATTAGTTGCAAAATTGTTCGTGACAGCGTACTTTTACCACAACCTGATTCCCCAACTAAGCCGAGAATTTCTCCTGCATAAAGATCCAAGTCAATTCCATCTACTGCTTTTATTGTCTGGGTTTGTGTCTTAAACAGTCGTTCGATAAAGTTAGGTTCTATGGTGTAGTATTGCTTGAGTTCTGTAATACTCAAAATTGGGGATTGCTTATTAAGAATCGGTAATTGCTTTTCTGAATCATTGGCAATTATCAATTGTCCATCATCTTTTACTGCTTGAATGTGTAAAGCTGCTTTTAAGAGCGATCGCGTATATTCATGTTGAGGCTCCCTAAATACGGTTTCTGTAGAACCCATTTCGACCATTTTGCCTTGGTACATAACGCCAATGCGATCGCAATATTCAGCCACCATTGCTAAATCGTGAGAAATCAGCAACAATCCCATGTTTTCTTCACCGCACAGACGAGTTAATTCTTTCAATATCTGCGCGGAAACGGTGACATCTAAGCTGGTGGTGGGTTCATCAGCAACAATCAACTTGGGGTTGAGGAGTAAAGCTAAAGCGATCGCAACCCGTTGGCGCATTCCACCGCTAAATTCGTGGGGATACTGATTCCAGCGACTAGGTGGAATATTCACCTTTGCTAAGGTAGCAAGTGCTTTTTTTTTGGCTTCCCGCGTTGATAATTCTGGTGAGTGCGCTTGGAGGGTTTCAATACAATGCTTACCAATCGTCATCAGTGGATCGAGGCGTGTCATAGGATCTTGGAAAATTAAGGCGATCGCTTCTCCTCGAAATTTCCGCAATTGGTTAGGCATCAAGTCAAATACCGACTGTCCTTGAAATGCCACCCGTCCCTCAATCCGACTAGAGGCTGGTAGCAAACGCATTACTGCCCTTCCTATAGTTGACTTTCCACAACCCGACTCTCCCACCAATCCCATTTTTTCACCTGGTTGCAAGGTGAAAGATACATCATCAACCGCCCAGCTTGCCTCTTCTCCACTCCGTTGAGGATAGGCAACTCGCAGATTTTCGATACAGAATAAGGCTTCACTCATAGTTAGTTATCAGCCCTGGGCTACCAGCTTTTATAATTTCAAATTTAAGATAGTCTATCAGATTAGTATTAAACCTCCGCTATGCAAACATCTTTATTGTCTTAGCAAATCCTTGACAGTAGTGATTTATACTGCTTGCGTCAATTTTTACTAGTTAATGTTAAGAGACAAGCAAGTATTTTCACTATTAAGCTAATTAATGTTCGCCATCTTGATGATAGCGATCGTTTATGCCTTGCTCAGTTTCTAGTAGCCGTGAAATAAGCACGTCTGGTTTTCTACTAATAACAGACCTAACTTTATCTATAGCAGTTACTTCACTGATTTTGACAACCATTTCCCAGAGAGTATCTTCCTCTGTATCTTTGTTGTAAGTTCTATGTTTAAACCACAATAAATCATCCCAAACTCCAATAATTGTGGCGAAATACCACTTATCTCGTACTAGTATCCAGATTTCTTGTTCTAAGTAAGTCTTTAGAAGAGATTTCACAATGACTAAGATATGAAAAAGATTGTGCTACATATTAGGTAAGTATTAACAGCTAAGACAACAGTTAAAATACTGATATATTTTAGTGTCAATTATATTTATATGATTTAACAACTAGCAAGCATAAAATCTCCGAAAACTATGGTTAAGGCAATATATCACCTAATAATTGCCTGAATTTGGGAAAAAATACCTGTATAAAATACAATTTCATCATTTAGTATTTGCTGTTACAGACAATAAGTACCTACTACAGCATTATCACTGAAGCCCAATTAGTGCGTATCCACCCAACCTAGCAGGGTTATTTT
Protein-coding sequences here:
- a CDS encoding DNA-methyltransferase, with amino-acid sequence MVSSNSALNMPQTSLNVRVSEQEVSKQELQPLTQGFQLQYTHPHGQLYQGNSIDWLTSLDTESVDLVFADPPYNIKKADWDNFENQEKYIEWSIQWISQASRILKSTGSFYICGFSEILADLKHPASKYFKNCRWLIWHYKNKANLGSDWGRSHESIIHFRKSDAVKLSIDDVRIPYGAHTLKYPSHPQAETSAYGKGAIKKHNNWTPNPKGAKPKDVIEIPTTCNGMGETTPHPTQKPEELLRKFVLASSKEGDLVIDPFSGSGTTLVVAEQLNRRWMGCDLNIEYNCWATRRLENVRRMTKEEWIAFDRKNAERRESIR
- a CDS encoding DUF4258 domain-containing protein; the protein is MSAHAMEEMAEDMLTILDVEEAVLRGQIIRVEKDDPRGTKYIVVGTALDKHSPVGIVGRFASNGG
- the typA gene encoding translational GTPase TypA, with protein sequence MTLPIRNVAIIAHVDHGKTTLVDALLKQSGIFREGEDVPDCVMDSNALERERGITILSKNTAVRYKETLINIVDTPGHADFGGEVERVLGMVDGCLLIVDANEGPMPQTRFVLKKALEKGLRPIVIINKIDRGQTDPHVAVDKVLDLFLELGADEDQCDFTYLFASGMAGFAKESLEAESVDMQPLFNAILQHVPPPVGDSNKPLQLQVTTLDYSEYLGRIVIGRIHNGTIRSGQQAALVTENGTIVKGKITKLMGFDGLKRVDMEEATAGYIVAVAGFADAYIGETITDPNEPQALPLIKVDEPTLQMAFWVNDSPFAGQEGKLVTSRQIRDRLFRELETNVALRVEETDSPDKFLVSGRGELHLGILIETMRREGFEFQVSQPQVIYREINGQPCEPYELLVLDIPAEGVGSCIERLGQRKGEMQDMQPGSGDRTQLEFVIPARGLIGFRGEFMRMTRGEGIMNHSFLDYRPISGDIEARNKGVLISFEEGVSTFYAMRNAEDRGAFFITPGTKVYRGMIVGEHTRSQDLELNICKTKQLTNHRAAGGDELVQLQAPIDMSLERALEYIAADELVEVTPQSIRLRKMSKKLAKR
- a CDS encoding dipeptide ABC transporter ATP-binding protein, with translation MSEALFCIENLRVAYPQRSGEEASWAVDDVSFTLQPGEKMGLVGESGCGKSTIGRAVMRLLPASSRIEGRVAFQGQSVFDLMPNQLRKFRGEAIALIFQDPMTRLDPLMTIGKHCIETLQAHSPELSTREAKKKALATLAKVNIPPSRWNQYPHEFSGGMRQRVAIALALLLNPKLIVADEPTTSLDVTVSAQILKELTRLCGEENMGLLLISHDLAMVAEYCDRIGVMYQGKMVEMGSTETVFREPQHEYTRSLLKAALHIQAVKDDGQLIIANDSEKQLPILNKQSPILSITELKQYYTIEPNFIERLFKTQTQTIKAVDGIDLDLYAGEILGLVGESGCGKSTLSRTILQLIRPTSGKVEFLGQDLTKLSRQEIRSSRRQIQMVFQDPHACLNPAMTVGQSIADPLFIHNLADPVKAKEQVFWMLEKVGLTPPEVYYERYPSDLSGGQQQRVAIARALITHPKLLICDEPVSMLDASVQSQVLDLMLQLKEEFELTYLFITHDLWLARFLCDRIAVMNGGKIVEIGLTKKIFANPQHPYTKTLLAAAPLLARA